In Ktedonobacterales bacterium, the following proteins share a genomic window:
- the recA gene encoding recombinase RecA gives MAAERSSVGISAAPGANTSEREKALEMAVSQIERRFGKGAIMKLGEARAKIFVESIPTGSVGLDLALGIGGIPRGRVTEIYGPESSGKTTLCQHIIAQAQAKGGVAAFVDAEHALDPSYAEKCGINTSDLLISQPDTAEQGLEIVEMLVRSGAIDVVVVDSVAALAPRAEIEGEMGDAHVGLQARLMSQALRKLTGAINNSKTAVVFTNQLREKVGVMFGNPEVTPGGRALKFYSSVRLEIRRIESLKMGTDVVGNRTKVKVVKNKVAPPFKVAEFDIMFNEGISREGGLLDLGLEMGIVKKSGAWFTVGDIRLGQGRENAKEYLRQNSDVAAAIDQQIRTNISSYKPADGAAAAAGAAAEEEE, from the coding sequence ATGGCGGCAGAGCGGAGCAGCGTAGGGATCAGCGCAGCGCCAGGCGCAAACACCTCAGAGCGCGAAAAAGCCCTGGAAATGGCGGTGTCACAGATTGAGCGCCGGTTTGGCAAGGGCGCGATCATGAAGCTGGGCGAGGCGCGCGCCAAGATCTTTGTTGAGTCAATTCCTACCGGCTCGGTGGGTCTTGATCTAGCTCTGGGGATAGGCGGTATCCCGCGTGGTCGTGTCACCGAAATCTACGGCCCGGAATCTTCTGGCAAAACGACCCTCTGTCAGCATATCATCGCGCAGGCGCAGGCGAAGGGCGGTGTGGCGGCGTTCGTAGATGCCGAGCATGCCCTGGACCCCAGCTATGCTGAGAAGTGCGGCATTAACACGAGCGATCTGCTGATCTCGCAGCCAGATACGGCGGAGCAGGGTCTGGAGATCGTCGAGATGCTGGTGCGCAGCGGCGCGATTGATGTGGTGGTGGTTGATTCGGTGGCGGCGCTTGCGCCACGCGCTGAGATCGAAGGCGAGATGGGTGATGCCCATGTGGGCTTGCAGGCGCGCTTAATGAGCCAGGCGCTGCGCAAGCTGACGGGCGCGATCAATAACTCCAAGACGGCGGTGGTCTTCACCAACCAGCTTCGTGAGAAGGTGGGCGTGATGTTTGGCAACCCGGAAGTCACGCCAGGTGGGCGGGCGCTCAAGTTTTACTCCTCGGTGCGTCTGGAGATTCGCCGCATTGAGAGCCTGAAGATGGGTACGGATGTGGTGGGCAACCGCACGAAGGTCAAGGTGGTCAAGAACAAAGTGGCCCCGCCTTTCAAGGTTGCTGAGTTTGACATCATGTTTAACGAGGGTATCTCCCGCGAGGGCGGGCTGCTCGATCTGGGCCTGGAGATGGGTATTGTAAAGAAGAGCGGCGCGTGGTTTACGGTGGGCGATATTCGTCTGGGCCAGGGCCGCGAGAACGCCAAAGAGTATTTGCGCCAGAACTCGGATGTGGCTGCCGCGATTGATCAGCAAATCCGCACCAATATCAGCAGTTACAAGCCAGCCGATGGGGCCGCCGCGGCTGCTGGCGCGGCTGCTGAAGAAGAGGAATAG